A single window of Flavobacterium aestivum DNA harbors:
- a CDS encoding aldehyde dehydrogenase yields MSYKLNVGSRKEALIKLLDVIIKHENKIIQALHEDFKKSPFESVLTETSYVISELKDTIKNIKSWAKPKRVLPSLLNFPSTDYIFKEPYGKVLIIAPWNYPFQLALCPLIAAVAAGNQVVLKPSELTPKTSEIIAEIIEKAFQHNHVKVIEGGVDVSQKLLAQRWDYIFFTGSVPVGKIVAKAAAENLTPVTLELGGKNPCIIDETANLKLAAKRIVWGKFLNAGQTCIAPDYILIQEDMKSHFVDYLKKEITAAYGKDPKLSPDFPRIVNEKNWHRLVSKIEPQKVIFGGVTDVEDCYISPTLIDENSFDSLLMEDEIFGPILPILTYKEEDEISAILSKYEKPLALYVFTDDRKFAKKIITTHSFGGGCVNETVMHFSNNRLPFGGVGHSGIGAYHGKLSFDIFSHHKGVTKKATWLDLPMRYAPYKNKLASIKKLLKWL; encoded by the coding sequence ATGAGTTACAAATTAAATGTTGGTTCAAGGAAAGAGGCTTTGATTAAGCTGTTGGATGTAATTATCAAACATGAAAATAAAATCATTCAAGCCTTACATGAAGATTTCAAAAAATCTCCTTTTGAATCAGTTCTTACAGAAACCAGTTATGTAATTTCTGAACTAAAAGATACTATAAAGAACATTAAAAGTTGGGCAAAACCCAAAAGAGTTCTTCCATCACTACTAAACTTTCCTTCTACAGATTATATTTTTAAGGAGCCTTATGGTAAAGTTCTAATTATTGCTCCTTGGAATTATCCTTTTCAACTAGCTCTTTGTCCATTAATTGCTGCAGTTGCCGCAGGCAATCAAGTGGTTTTGAAACCTTCTGAATTGACTCCAAAAACATCCGAAATCATCGCAGAAATCATTGAAAAAGCATTCCAGCACAATCATGTAAAAGTGATAGAAGGTGGTGTTGATGTCTCTCAAAAATTATTGGCACAAAGATGGGATTATATCTTTTTTACAGGTAGTGTTCCTGTTGGTAAAATCGTAGCCAAAGCAGCTGCCGAAAATCTTACGCCTGTAACACTGGAACTTGGAGGTAAAAACCCATGCATTATAGACGAAACTGCCAATTTAAAACTAGCCGCCAAAAGAATTGTTTGGGGTAAATTTTTGAACGCTGGTCAAACCTGTATTGCCCCGGATTATATCTTGATACAGGAAGACATGAAAAGTCATTTTGTAGATTATCTTAAAAAAGAAATTACAGCAGCATACGGAAAGGACCCAAAATTATCCCCTGATTTTCCAAGAATTGTCAATGAAAAAAACTGGCATCGATTAGTGAGTAAAATCGAACCCCAAAAAGTAATTTTTGGAGGCGTAACCGATGTTGAGGATTGCTACATCAGCCCAACACTTATTGACGAAAACTCTTTTGACAGTTTATTGATGGAAGATGAAATTTTTGGTCCAATATTACCCATACTGACTTATAAAGAAGAAGATGAAATAAGTGCCATACTTTCTAAATACGAAAAGCCATTGGCCTTATACGTATTCACTGATGATAGAAAATTTGCAAAAAAAATAATTACAACCCATTCCTTTGGAGGAGGTTGTGTAAATGAAACAGTAATGCATTTTTCTAATAACAGACTCCCGTTTGGAGGTGTAGGTCATAGTGGTATTGGCGCTTATCATGGTAAGCTAAGTTTTGATATTTTCTCCCATCATAAAGGAGTCACAAAAAAAGCAACTTGGCTAGACTTACCTATGCGATATGCTCCATATAAAAACAAATTAGCATCAATCAAGAAATTATTAAAATGGTTGTAA
- a CDS encoding trypsin-like serine peptidase gives MSTRISNPMSMDEVRKLKPIKAKASENTSDTEKLINIKPETVTVNGLRFPKGTKTVGVPLAGVKDTAEITETDHFYPTHADFEFLAKLEPKKDRKPKYIERDEFFSSNGEKTIFGPDQRKVYYSTAYPWRCVGKVESPLGSGSGVMIGPRHLLTCSHIVDWQANNTTGWLKFTPMYYNGSAPYGSAWGTLTYYKYKVAGPTIDGTEVQYDYVVIVLDRAIGNSTGWLGSKSYSDSWDGGAYWTHAGYPADLTGTQRPTYQTDISLDGDFWSADDNESMTHHGDVWPGQSGGPFWGYWDGSPYAVATQSAHNSSNNLASGGSDLVDLVKRARNEHP, from the coding sequence ATGAGCACAAGAATCAGCAACCCAATGTCAATGGACGAAGTTAGAAAACTTAAACCCATTAAAGCAAAAGCGTCTGAAAACACTTCAGATACAGAAAAGTTAATTAATATAAAACCTGAAACAGTAACCGTTAATGGTTTGCGCTTTCCTAAAGGTACAAAAACGGTTGGAGTTCCTTTAGCAGGTGTAAAAGACACCGCTGAAATAACAGAAACAGATCATTTCTATCCAACACATGCCGATTTTGAATTTCTAGCAAAATTAGAGCCTAAAAAAGACCGTAAGCCTAAATATATTGAAAGAGATGAATTCTTTTCTAGCAATGGCGAAAAAACTATTTTTGGACCAGACCAAAGAAAAGTGTACTATTCTACTGCTTATCCTTGGAGATGTGTTGGTAAAGTAGAAAGCCCACTAGGTTCAGGAAGTGGTGTAATGATAGGACCAAGACATCTTCTTACTTGTTCACATATCGTTGACTGGCAAGCTAATAATACTACTGGATGGTTAAAATTCACACCTATGTATTATAACGGTAGTGCGCCTTATGGAAGTGCTTGGGGAACACTAACTTATTACAAATATAAAGTTGCTGGACCAACTATTGATGGTACAGAAGTACAATATGATTATGTTGTTATTGTATTAGATAGAGCTATAGGAAACAGTACTGGATGGTTAGGTTCAAAATCTTATTCTGATTCTTGGGATGGTGGTGCTTATTGGACACACGCTGGTTATCCTGCAGATTTGACAGGAACACAAAGACCTACATACCAAACTGATATTTCATTAGATGGTGATTTTTGGAGTGCTGATGATAATGAAAGTATGACACATCATGGAGATGTATGGCCAGGACAAAGTGGAGGCCCATTCTGGGGATACTGGGATGGTAGTCCATATGCTGTTGCCACACAAAGTGCGCATAACTCAAGTAACAACCTAGCTAGTGGTGGTTCTGACTTGGTTGATCTTGTGAAAAGAGCAAGAAATGAACACCCATAA
- a CDS encoding caspase family protein — MAKKAVVVGINDYAPTGMGGPDLNGCVNDARDMANTLVICGFTPSNIRILTNQNATKANIVSYLNWLLTSSTTGDSLVFYYSGHGTRVANIGSDLEIDGLDEAICPHNYTTAGVLRDDDFKTIFDTKLKAGVNLEVIFDCCHSGSGTRKIEIDEFGEPSNESARYISPMLEDEFYFSYSKDIKLKKPKKNGEKIISTKALVPVAGMNHTLWAACKDNQVSMEGNIGGQTRGYFTYHFCKILRATSGSISRKLLDSQTANALSAMGAAQVNQTESTSVEFSQKIFT; from the coding sequence ATGGCAAAAAAAGCAGTAGTAGTAGGCATTAATGATTATGCCCCTACAGGAATGGGTGGACCTGACCTAAATGGTTGTGTTAATGATGCAAGAGACATGGCAAATACATTAGTAATTTGCGGATTTACACCTTCAAACATTAGAATCTTAACCAATCAAAATGCTACGAAAGCAAACATTGTTAGCTATTTAAATTGGCTTTTAACTAGTTCTACAACAGGTGACTCTCTTGTATTCTATTATTCAGGTCACGGAACCAGAGTTGCAAATATTGGTTCAGATTTAGAAATAGATGGTCTTGATGAGGCTATTTGCCCTCACAATTATACTACGGCTGGGGTACTAAGAGATGATGATTTCAAAACAATATTTGACACTAAATTAAAAGCTGGTGTAAACCTTGAAGTAATTTTTGATTGCTGCCATTCAGGATCAGGAACCAGAAAAATTGAAATAGATGAGTTTGGAGAACCTTCAAATGAATCAGCTCGTTATATTTCTCCAATGCTTGAGGATGAATTTTACTTTAGTTATTCGAAAGATATAAAACTAAAAAAACCGAAAAAAAATGGCGAAAAAATCATATCAACAAAAGCCTTAGTTCCGGTTGCTGGTATGAATCATACTCTTTGGGCTGCATGTAAGGACAACCAAGTTTCTATGGAAGGGAATATTGGAGGACAAACCAGAGGATATTTTACTTATCACTTCTGCAAAATATTAAGAGCAACAAGTGGTAGTATATCAAGAAAACTACTTGATTCACAAACTGCAAATGCATTGTCTGCTATGGGAGCTGCTCAAGTAAATCAAACAGAAAGTACCTCAGTTGAATTTAGTCAAAAAATATTTACATAA
- a CDS encoding sensor histidine kinase — protein sequence MERIEQDEIQLLMVLFSIVLLAFLATLFFLFFYFQKKKSKFLIDKIETELLFQSELMNSKIEIKEQTLTNISRELHDNIGQILSVALMEMNVLIENEENYSKNDLVEIKDLITKSLNEIRVLTKLMNGDIAIQSNFIDTISEDLDRIGRLKKMQCKFNIEGKVQKINKEHETIIYRILQEAISNILKHSYSKTILVDILFTDINCKVNIIDSGRGFNFHNSTNGSGIFNMNNRAKLIGATLSIYSEFGKGAKLTIDYPIKVQS from the coding sequence ATGGAGAGAATAGAACAAGATGAAATACAATTATTGATGGTCCTATTTAGTATTGTGTTGTTGGCATTTTTGGCAACATTATTTTTCTTGTTTTTTTATTTTCAGAAAAAAAAATCCAAGTTTTTGATTGATAAAATTGAAACTGAATTGTTGTTTCAATCTGAATTAATGAATTCTAAAATAGAGATTAAAGAGCAGACCTTGACTAATATCAGTAGAGAACTGCATGATAATATAGGGCAGATACTCTCCGTGGCTTTAATGGAGATGAATGTTCTTATTGAGAATGAAGAAAATTATTCTAAAAATGATTTAGTTGAAATAAAAGATTTGATCACTAAATCTCTTAATGAAATTAGAGTTTTGACTAAGTTAATGAATGGAGATATAGCTATTCAGTCCAATTTTATTGATACAATTTCTGAAGATTTAGATAGGATAGGAAGGTTAAAAAAGATGCAATGTAAATTCAATATAGAAGGTAAGGTTCAGAAGATAAATAAAGAGCACGAAACTATTATTTATAGAATCTTGCAAGAGGCCATCTCAAATATTTTGAAGCATTCATATAGCAAAACAATTTTGGTAGACATTTTATTCACTGATATTAATTGCAAGGTCAATATAATAGATTCTGGTAGAGGTTTCAATTTTCATAATTCCACAAATGGATCTGGAATTTTTAACATGAATAATAGAGCCAAATTAATTGGGGCTACTTTATCGATATATTCAGAATTTGGTAAAGGGGCTAAGCTAACAATAGATTATCCAATTAAAGTGCAATCTTAA
- a CDS encoding response regulator transcription factor — translation MDKIKIIIVDDHVLFSESLSYLVGSFKEFEVIGNYGNGREFISALSEETLMPNVILLDINMPIMNGVETMKWIKENHPNLKVIVLSVNDDENTIMKMMADGVKGYLLKDTSPNQFREALLEVYNKGFYYSERISSCLINELRNGHNRVFLKEREVEFIKLACTEKTYNEIAVEMHLSPKTVDGYRENLFQKLEIKTRIGLVLYAMKNKIVCV, via the coding sequence ATGGATAAAATTAAGATTATAATAGTGGATGATCATGTATTGTTCTCTGAATCATTATCCTATTTGGTCGGAAGTTTTAAAGAATTTGAAGTGATTGGAAATTATGGCAATGGGAGAGAGTTTATAAGTGCACTTTCTGAAGAAACTTTGATGCCAAATGTTATATTGTTAGATATAAATATGCCTATAATGAATGGGGTAGAAACAATGAAATGGATTAAAGAAAATCATCCAAATTTAAAAGTTATAGTTTTATCCGTAAATGATGATGAGAATACAATAATGAAAATGATGGCGGATGGGGTTAAAGGTTATTTGTTGAAGGATACTTCTCCCAATCAATTCAGAGAAGCATTACTTGAAGTTTATAATAAAGGATTCTATTATTCAGAAAGAATTTCAAGTTGTCTGATAAATGAGCTGAGGAATGGCCATAATAGAGTATTCCTAAAAGAGAGAGAAGTAGAGTTTATAAAATTGGCCTGCACTGAAAAAACATACAATGAAATTGCTGTAGAAATGCACTTAAGTCCCAAAACGGTTGATGGTTATAGAGAAAATTTATTTCAAAAATTAGAAATAAAAACAAGAATAGGACTAGTGCTTTATGCAATGAAAAATAAAATTGTTTGCGTATAG
- a CDS encoding RluA family pseudouridine synthase: MKIISNKNNLQILHEDNHLIVVNKRVGDIVQGDKTGDKPLSDVVKEYIKDKYNKPGEVFLGVVHRLDRPTTGIVVFARTSKALSRMNELFSNRETQKTYWAVVKNKPAKNEDTLVHYIKRNEKNNTSKAHLKEVPDSKLASLEYKIIKELDNYVGLEIQLHTGRHHQIRAQLSAIGSPIKGDLKYGSDRSNPDGGIHLHARKLVFTHPVSKEKITIIAPVPEDVIWKAI; the protein is encoded by the coding sequence TTGAAAATAATTTCAAATAAAAATAATCTCCAAATCCTACACGAAGACAATCACCTTATAGTGGTAAATAAACGTGTAGGTGATATTGTGCAAGGTGACAAAACCGGTGACAAACCTCTTAGTGATGTTGTCAAAGAGTACATCAAAGATAAATACAATAAACCAGGCGAAGTATTTCTTGGAGTGGTTCACAGATTAGACAGACCTACTACCGGAATTGTAGTGTTTGCCCGTACCAGCAAGGCCTTGAGTCGTATGAATGAGTTATTCAGTAATAGAGAAACTCAAAAAACATATTGGGCAGTTGTCAAAAACAAACCTGCCAAAAATGAAGATACCCTTGTTCATTACATCAAAAGAAACGAAAAGAACAATACTTCAAAAGCGCATCTCAAAGAAGTTCCAGATAGTAAATTGGCTAGTTTAGAATACAAAATCATCAAAGAACTCGATAATTATGTTGGACTGGAAATTCAATTACATACAGGCAGACACCATCAAATACGAGCACAGCTTTCAGCAATTGGCTCCCCAATTAAAGGAGATTTAAAATATGGCTCTGACAGGAGTAATCCTGATGGAGGAATTCATCTACATGCCCGAAAATTGGTATTCACTCACCCTGTTTCAAAAGAAAAGATAACTATTATTGCTCCAGTTCCGGAAGATGTAATTTGGAAAGCGATTTAA
- a CDS encoding four helix bundle protein gives MHRFKDLEIWKLSRKFCSEIYIITANFPESEKFGLTNQLRRASVSVPSNMAEGCSRSSNKDFSRFLEIAIGSIYEIETQLLIAFDLGYIDQIKLDELCLTIDRITKMTSKFRSTLK, from the coding sequence ATGCATAGATTTAAAGATTTAGAAATATGGAAATTAAGCAGAAAGTTTTGTTCTGAAATTTATATTATTACTGCAAATTTTCCTGAATCAGAAAAGTTTGGATTGACAAATCAACTTCGTCGTGCTTCAGTATCTGTTCCATCAAATATGGCAGAAGGTTGCTCTAGAAGCAGTAATAAGGATTTTTCTAGATTTCTTGAAATTGCTATTGGTTCTATTTATGAAATTGAAACACAATTATTAATAGCTTTCGATTTAGGCTATATTGACCAAATAAAGCTAGATGAATTATGCCTCACTATTGACAGAATCACTAAAATGACATCTAAATTTCGTTCTACGTTAAAATAG
- the panB gene encoding 3-methyl-2-oxobutanoate hydroxymethyltransferase: MSVAKKDYKRITTRSLIEMKSNGEKISMLTAYDYTMAKIVDTAGIDVILVGDSASNVMAGHETTLPITLDQMIYHASSVVRAVERALIVVDLPFGSYQSDSKEALRSAIRIMKESGGHAVKLEGGKEIKDSIKKILNAGIPVMGHLGLTPQSIYKFGTYTVRAKEEQEAEKLIEDAKLLEQLGCFALVLEKIPAHLASKVAQSISIPVIGIGAGGGVDGQVLVIHDMLGMNNEFSPRFLRRYMNLYEGMTSAISQYVEDVKSQDFPNEKEQY, translated from the coding sequence ATGTCTGTAGCTAAAAAAGACTATAAAAGAATAACCACAAGATCCTTAATAGAGATGAAATCCAATGGCGAAAAAATCTCTATGCTTACGGCTTATGATTATACCATGGCCAAAATTGTAGATACAGCTGGAATTGATGTAATTCTAGTTGGTGATTCAGCTTCAAATGTTATGGCGGGTCATGAAACTACTTTACCAATCACATTAGACCAAATGATTTATCATGCTTCATCTGTAGTTAGAGCTGTAGAAAGAGCTTTGATTGTTGTTGATTTACCTTTTGGAAGTTACCAATCAGATTCTAAAGAAGCTTTGCGTTCTGCTATCAGAATTATGAAAGAAAGTGGTGGTCACGCTGTAAAATTAGAAGGTGGTAAAGAAATAAAAGATTCAATTAAAAAAATCTTGAATGCAGGCATCCCGGTTATGGGGCATTTAGGATTAACACCTCAATCTATTTATAAATTTGGTACTTATACCGTTCGTGCCAAAGAAGAACAAGAAGCCGAAAAATTAATTGAAGATGCTAAATTATTAGAACAATTAGGTTGTTTCGCTTTAGTGCTTGAAAAAATACCTGCCCATTTGGCATCAAAAGTGGCTCAAAGTATTTCTATTCCTGTAATTGGGATTGGTGCTGGTGGTGGTGTTGATGGACAAGTATTGGTAATACACGATATGTTGGGTATGAACAATGAATTTAGCCCTCGCTTCTTAAGACGCTACATGAATTTATACGAAGGTATGACTTCTGCAATTAGTCAATATGTTGAGGATGTAAAATCACAGGATTTTCCAAACGAGAAAGAACAGTATTAA
- a CDS encoding sigma-54-dependent transcriptional regulator: MLKNILIIDDEEKLRHLLARIIKSEGFDVFEAPDLKSGFKKLETNDIDVVLCDVKLPDGNGVDFLQKIKTVFPITEVILLTAFGKISDGVQAMKNGAFDYIVKGDDNDKIIPLLYKALEKVQLKKKVKQLEKRISDKYSFDSIIGKSKGLEQVIDLAKKVAKTDSTVLLIGETGTGKEVFAQAIHENSNRAGKSFVALNCSTFSKEILESELFGHKQGAFTGAIKDKKGFIEEANGGTLFLDEIGEMPLELQAKLLRVLETSEYIQIGDTTPKKSNFRLIAATNRDLKAESDEHRFRSDLYFRLNIFEIKIPPLRERIKDIAPLTDYFVKEFSLKGNKKGLTIDSNFMHKLETYHWPGNVRELRNVIERSVILASDDILIQDVLPYEIQHQIGHANKTLSAFSMQSVEKLHIQKVLNYTKGNKAEAARLLEIGIATLYRKLDEYNMQ; encoded by the coding sequence ATTTTGAAAAACATACTCATCATTGATGACGAAGAAAAATTACGTCATCTACTGGCTCGAATCATAAAATCAGAAGGTTTTGATGTTTTTGAAGCTCCTGATTTGAAGTCAGGTTTTAAAAAATTAGAAACCAATGATATTGATGTTGTTTTATGTGATGTCAAGCTTCCGGATGGTAATGGTGTTGATTTTCTTCAAAAAATAAAGACTGTTTTTCCTATAACGGAAGTTATTCTCCTGACCGCTTTCGGTAAAATTTCTGATGGCGTTCAAGCTATGAAAAATGGTGCTTTTGACTATATCGTAAAAGGCGATGATAATGATAAAATTATCCCATTGTTATATAAAGCTTTAGAAAAAGTTCAACTCAAAAAGAAAGTCAAACAACTTGAAAAACGAATATCCGATAAGTATTCTTTTGATAGCATTATTGGAAAATCGAAAGGGTTGGAGCAAGTTATTGATTTGGCCAAAAAAGTTGCCAAAACCGATTCTACTGTACTTTTGATTGGAGAAACCGGAACAGGAAAAGAGGTTTTTGCACAAGCCATTCATGAAAACAGTAATCGAGCAGGAAAATCATTCGTTGCTTTAAACTGTAGTACTTTCAGTAAAGAAATTCTGGAAAGTGAATTATTTGGGCACAAACAAGGAGCATTTACTGGAGCCATAAAAGATAAAAAAGGTTTTATTGAAGAAGCCAACGGTGGGACTTTGTTTTTGGATGAAATAGGCGAAATGCCACTAGAACTCCAAGCCAAATTATTACGGGTTCTTGAAACCAGTGAGTACATACAAATAGGAGACACAACACCTAAAAAATCTAATTTTCGTTTGATTGCCGCAACGAACCGCGATTTAAAAGCCGAAAGTGATGAACATCGTTTTCGCTCCGACTTGTATTTTAGATTGAATATTTTTGAGATTAAAATTCCGCCTTTGCGAGAAAGAATAAAGGATATAGCGCCCTTAACCGATTATTTCGTGAAAGAATTCTCATTGAAAGGAAATAAGAAAGGATTGACGATTGATTCTAATTTCATGCATAAATTAGAAACCTATCATTGGCCGGGAAATGTTCGTGAATTGAGAAATGTAATTGAGCGTTCAGTAATTCTAGCGAGTGATGATATCTTGATACAAGATGTTTTGCCTTATGAAATTCAGCACCAAATTGGTCATGCGAACAAAACATTATCCGCGTTTTCTATGCAAAGTGTCGAAAAATTACATATTCAGAAAGTTCTAAATTATACTAAAGGCAATAAGGCCGAAGCTGCACGCTTACTAGAAATAGGTATTGCAACGCTTTACCGAAAATTAGATGAGTATAATATGCAATAA
- a CDS encoding DUF7674 family protein: protein MKNKIATIYEQAERFAEITKVAIITGNINRAKKCLALAERLFETGSSETKNAISNVYVFSVSSFMELRRCNISNLFPKSLKAEYIKQINASGV, encoded by the coding sequence ATGAAAAATAAAATAGCCACGATTTACGAACAAGCAGAGCGCTTTGCCGAAATCACAAAAGTTGCAATTATTACAGGGAATATTAATCGAGCAAAAAAATGCTTAGCATTAGCTGAGCGATTATTTGAAACGGGAAGCAGCGAAACAAAGAATGCTATTTCGAATGTATATGTTTTTTCGGTTTCCTCATTCATGGAACTGCGTCGTTGCAACATTTCTAATCTGTTTCCTAAATCGTTGAAGGCAGAATACATCAAGCAAATAAATGCTTCTGGTGTTTGA
- the kdpF gene encoding K(+)-transporting ATPase subunit F: MTALFIVALAVFGYLVYVLIKPEKF, translated from the coding sequence ATGACAGCACTATTTATTGTCGCACTTGCCGTATTCGGTTATTTGGTTTATGTATTAATTAAACCTGAAAAATTTTAA
- the kdpA gene encoding potassium-transporting ATPase subunit KdpA, which translates to MNTELFGVISIFIITIVLAIPVGRYIAKVYLGDKTILDSIFNPIEKFIFRISGINSTEEMNWKQHLKALLAINMVWFFLCFFILIFQGSLPLNPDGNPSMSPDLAFNTAISFIVNCNLQHYSGESGLSYLGQMFLMFLQFVSAGTGMAAAAMVFVAMRERTTDKLGNFYNFFIKSCTRILLPLSAIVAVVLVFSGTPMTFEGKDKIVTLQGDTVEVSRGPAAAFIGIKHIGTNGGGFFGANSAHPLENPTYLTNAVELWAQLIIPFAMIFALGFFLNKRKFSYVVFGVMTIGFLLLVIPTMITEINGNPAIQKMGITQVTGAMEGKEVRFGTAITSFWQIATTVISTGSVNSMHDSSMPLSGATELMAMMVNAFYGGCGVGWLNFYVFIILAVFISGLMVGRTPEFLGKKIEAREVKIAAIIAILHPLLILAGTALASYFAANDTAMGYWFSGNATGWLNNPGNHGFSEMLYEYTSSAANNGSGFEGLGDNNPFWNITTGIVLLLGRFIPIIGPLAIAGLLANKKYIPESAGTLKTDTPIFGVMVFAVILIISALSFFPALALGPLAEYFSM; encoded by the coding sequence ATGAACACAGAACTTTTTGGAGTCATCAGTATTTTTATCATCACAATAGTTTTGGCAATTCCTGTAGGAAGATATATTGCCAAGGTGTATTTGGGTGATAAAACCATACTTGATTCAATCTTCAATCCAATAGAAAAATTTATTTTCAGAATCAGTGGTATTAATTCCACAGAAGAAATGAACTGGAAACAGCATTTGAAAGCATTATTAGCCATAAACATGGTTTGGTTCTTTCTTTGTTTTTTCATTTTAATTTTCCAAGGAAGCTTACCGCTAAATCCAGATGGTAATCCATCTATGTCACCTGATTTGGCATTTAATACCGCAATTTCATTTATAGTGAATTGTAATTTGCAGCATTATTCCGGTGAATCAGGTCTTTCTTATTTAGGACAAATGTTTTTAATGTTTCTGCAATTTGTTTCAGCAGGGACAGGGATGGCAGCTGCGGCCATGGTTTTTGTTGCCATGAGAGAGAGAACTACAGATAAACTAGGGAATTTTTATAATTTTTTCATCAAAAGTTGTACTCGTATTTTATTGCCGCTTTCGGCTATTGTTGCAGTCGTTTTAGTATTTAGCGGAACTCCAATGACATTTGAGGGAAAAGATAAAATTGTGACTTTACAAGGTGATACAGTCGAAGTTTCTCGTGGTCCGGCTGCTGCATTTATTGGTATAAAGCATATTGGAACCAATGGAGGAGGTTTTTTCGGAGCCAATTCAGCTCATCCATTAGAAAACCCTACTTATCTCACTAATGCAGTTGAATTGTGGGCGCAATTAATTATCCCGTTTGCAATGATTTTTGCGTTAGGTTTCTTTCTTAACAAAAGAAAATTCTCTTATGTCGTTTTCGGAGTAATGACCATCGGGTTCTTATTACTGGTGATACCAACAATGATTACCGAAATTAATGGAAATCCTGCCATTCAGAAAATGGGAATTACCCAAGTAACAGGCGCCATGGAAGGTAAGGAAGTGCGTTTTGGAACCGCTATTACTAGTTTTTGGCAAATTGCAACAACTGTAATTTCTACTGGTTCTGTAAATAGCATGCATGATAGTTCAATGCCACTTTCTGGAGCTACGGAGTTGATGGCAATGATGGTCAATGCTTTTTACGGAGGTTGTGGTGTTGGCTGGCTGAATTTTTATGTTTTTATCATTTTGGCGGTTTTTATATCAGGTTTGATGGTAGGTAGAACCCCAGAATTTTTAGGAAAGAAAATAGAAGCCAGAGAAGTAAAAATAGCTGCGATTATCGCTATTCTTCATCCACTACTAATATTGGCAGGAACAGCTTTAGCATCTTATTTTGCTGCCAATGATACTGCAATGGGATATTGGTTTAGCGGAAACGCTACAGGTTGGTTAAATAATCCGGGTAATCATGGATTCTCTGAAATGTTATATGAATACACTTCGAGTGCAGCCAATAACGGCTCAGGTTTTGAAGGTTTAGGAGACAATAATCCATTTTGGAATATTACAACAGGGATTGTTTTATTACTGGGACGTTTCATTCCCATAATTGGACCATTAGCTATTGCGGGATTGTTGGCTAATAAAAAATATATTCCAGAAAGTGCAGGAACTTTAAAAACGGATACTCCCATCTTTGGTGTAATGGTTTTTGCTGTAATCTTAATCATTTCAGCTCTATCATTCTTCCCAGCATTGGCACTAGGCCCATTGGCAGAATATTTCTCAATGTAA
- a CDS encoding four helix bundle protein, whose product MKPHKNLNSWIKSFEFVKEIYSVTNQFPSDEKFGLTSQIRRASVSIPVNIAEGAARKGTKEFIHFLHISLGSLSELDTLLLLSKELNFINEKESEQLIGKLDIIGKLIYGLIKNLESRL is encoded by the coding sequence ATGAAGCCTCATAAAAATTTGAATTCTTGGATTAAAAGTTTTGAATTTGTTAAAGAAATTTATTCAGTTACAAATCAGTTTCCCTCAGATGAAAAATTTGGACTAACATCACAAATCAGAAGAGCTTCTGTTTCAATTCCAGTGAATATTGCTGAAGGTGCAGCCAGAAAAGGAACAAAAGAATTTATCCATTTTTTGCATATTTCTTTAGGTTCTCTATCTGAACTTGACACTTTGCTTTTATTGAGCAAAGAATTAAACTTTATCAACGAAAAAGAATCTGAACAACTGATTGGAAAATTAGACATCATAGGAAAACTCATTTATGGTTTAATTAAAAATCTTGAGAGTAGATTGTGA